ATagaaacacaacaacaaaaacatacagCAAATAGAAGACTCCAAAGTTGAAAAGCCATTTTATGCCCATTTTGCCTTTAAATTGTCCAAAAAGCACAACAATCCATAAGAAAaatttaaagtcccactgtcaCCCTTTTTACACATGAATCAAAAGATTGAATTTTGTCTGAATGCTAAAATCTCTCATTTACGCCTCTTTAATAACGAGCATTTCAACAAAGCAAGCAAGGAAATAAACTTCATCTTCAATGTCTTGCAGTCCCACGAGGAGATCATGTGCATATTTATTGCACATTGCTGTAGACCGCAGAAACATCGGTGCTCATTTTCGGCTTCAATCTTTAGATTGGAAAAACCATTAAAATGATGCAGTACAGTAAAACGGGATTATATTCATGCATTCATACAGTGAAGATGATTTAAAGTGACACTTTTAGGAGCATCCTGTTTAATCGTCCATCCAATTTTGGGAGAAACTGTTCGTGTTGTGTTCTAACTACCCTCAAATAATGGTCATTTCTCGTGTCTTATGTTCTCCCAAGTTGGTGTCATTGTGTGGAATGGATTTCAAgggttgaatgtttttttatctttCTAAGCATTATAATTTGGgtaatttgataaaaaaatgcttcatcAAAACCCAGATTTGCCCACTTTGTGGTTACATTCATGCGTGGGTCTTTAGACTTATGAATTATGAACTCACTTTTGTAggcatacatctatactcttcattttaatttgatcctaaaacagaaagtcggcactcatgatttactttcccgggccacacaaaatgatgcggcgggccagatttggcccccgggccgccactttgacacttgtggatTAGAGGATTGTGGACCAGTTATAGATGGCTGGGTCAATTTTAAGAGGCTCAGAGGACtcatttaaatgataaaaagtgGGGGAAAAGGAAGGATGCTGTACTCACACTGAGGCGCTGCCATCGCATTTGACAGTTGTGTACTCCACGCTTTCGTCTTCATCCTTTACCTGAGCTCTCTTGGCTTTGGTGACATTGGAGTAGATTGGAGAGTGCTTGGAGAACGCCACCATGGAGTACACCAGCTCGTCCTGTTGATCCTCGCTACTCTCTTCCCTTGTTTTTGACTGGCGACATTTTTGAAAATCAGTCTGGTCATTCcttctctttttaaaaacacacttctagttttgaaatgattcattctttttttgccaACATTTTGTAGAGAAATATATAAGCAATTACTTGTATAACATATggttattacagtaatccctcgattatcacggttaatgtagactacGATAtgatggccgcgataatcgaaaaatggcaaagtaaggtcatttttattaactttgaaaaaaagttaataattaatagcagaaacaattgtgaagaagtgaattcacgataagtgaagttgtgataattgagggaagactgcATATTTATAACATTTGctataatatctaaaaatatacatttttaaccattttgttattttatgaagttaaaaaaaatgtcttaaatgcttaaaatattttgaatatttattgtattcatgaataatatttttaaaaatcacattttattcttCTTAACATCTGAGGTATTTTTTCATCCTTTCAATGATTATTAAAAAGCATTTCTACAAGCATTTTCATATTTCTTAAACTATTTTCAACTTTAGTCTTACAATTTATAACGCTTTtgattgttttaatatttttccacaaacaaattttgtttcttttttttatatgttaattttaaaattttaccTACTCTTGATATTAAACATGTCAAACAAGTTTAGTAAATTTGTATTCTTACCTGAGCTAAAGTGCTTAAGTGTGTTCTGCCTTTAGGATATATCTTTTTCCTAAAAGTAGAGggaaaaatgacatgaaaatgaatatgaaatttgaaaaatgcccaaattttgatcaatttcatttaaaacattgtttatttttggtttcatatttaacaattttatcttttaaatatctatattataatatttacatattaaatGGACATTTTTAACTCTGACATCTTGTCAGGACCtgtaaagtcaaattaaaatgaataaatagttgGGTTTGTCAAAAGTAAAGACACTCAAAAACTAACATGAcaagattaaataaaaataaatacataaataacataaataatgaGTGTAGGTACTATGGCTTGTCCTGTCACTGCCAGGATTCTGTAGACTGTCAATCAAACTAATGTATTTAGCATGTTTCCTCTGTCAAtacaatcgtgtgcggtcgattggtcgccggtcttttggtcgcccggaccgcgacaacgggcgaccaaaagacgggcgacaaaaagaccggcgacaaaagaaggtaaaacaacacggtctacgcatcaataaaagccaacaatggccatcagcagtttcactgagccgacgtgtgagtgtataagagtttgtatgtacatgcgttgtccctttaagaaggtacgtcagtcagggtctaaacaagttctccaacaaaaaacaataaaagtccgggaaattttgagcttttctttagcctaataattactagggcatgaagtatgactaaatagtaattcgcagtttgtatttagggaatttgagcaacgctttaaatggtaattatcaatgaccttccaggcgaccaaaagaccggcgaccaaaagatcggcgaccaaaagaccggggaccaatcgaccgtgtacccaataCAATTGTGCATGTTTAAGCCATTCAGACAGTACAGCACAGTATTTTATCCTTTTAAAATTAGTCTTTGAGATCCTCTTTGGACATTCTAAAAAGaaataagtggaaaaaaatgcaccaacCTGAGAAGCAGGACGGTGACCAAAAGTAGGATGAACAGGATGCCGGCCATGGTGCAACTCACGGCCATTATTATTGGAGAAGCTGATATGGAAGCGAAACGTCAAAATAGCCATACTTGGCGTCGGCACCTTGTGACCATGACCTACCAGCCTTTACAAGGAGCTGTATTGTGGCTTTCTGGGTTCCCATGATGTTTTGGGCCTTGCAGTGATACACGCCCTCATTGTCCGGTTGGAAGTTGATGATGTTGAAAATGGCTCCCGTGAATTTGGAAGACTCCTCATTGTCCTTGTACCAATTGTAGGTGGCGGCGGGGTTAGCGTCACTGCTACACGTCAGATTGACTGAATAACCCACGCTAACTTCAGAGGAGGGTCTCGCTGAGATTCTGGTATCCTGAGGACCATCTGTTGGGGAACACTTGATttactctctttctctctctgctcctattttatcaaatcaaatgttttaAGATTTCAATCAGGCGCCTTGGTTGTTCTGTTAACATAATAATTTATCATACAATTTAAGAGCATCacgtaaaataaatgaaaaatgaatgatttttttttcttcaagttttGAAAACTTGGCCAGTCGTTTGGCTTTGATACCTACACTTGACCTTCAAGTTGATTTTGGTACTCACATTGGACTTCTATGACCACCTGTGAAGAATTGatttttccatatttattttGGGCTTTGCATGTGAAGTTTCCAGCATCTTTGTAGCTTATGGAGGAGAAAATGTAAGTTCCTCCTGAACTCTGGAGCTCAGAGTTGTCCTTGTAGAAAGTGTAGTCAGCAACTGGGTCAGCGTCACTCTTGCAGTTAAGAGTCACCCGCTGTCCCTCTTTGGTGACATTCGATGGACTCACCGACAAATCAGGGAATCTTGGAGAATCTAAagagcacaaggagatgctCATCTGAGTCCCACAAATGTTTGTTTAACCTTTGTTAATaacagatatttatttattttttaattttggtaCTAATCAAAAGAGGTGCAGTTTCGATTAAAAACCTGACACTTCATCAATAGCCTAAAATTGCTCTGTTCACAATCTGTAAATGAAATGTACATACTTACATTTTACATCAATTGCGACGGGTTGCGACGTTTTCTCCCCCAGCTCATTCCCCACTTCACAAAAATACTCAGCTGAATCTGAAGACTGAATGTTGCTGAAGACCAGCTTATCTCCTTTACTCATGGCCTCACGGGTTGAAATTGTGGTCTTCTTGTACCACTGGTGTCTCGATGACGTTGGGGTGTCAGCTTTGCAGGTCAGGGTCAGTGAATCGCCCTCCTTGATCTCTTGTGAAATACTTAGTAAAACCCTGGGGGCTTCCAGAGCATCTGTAGGAGACGGGTAAAAGCTATGGTTGAATGTCAGTCAACGGAGTCACCCACCACCAAGGTCCAACATCCCCAACGTGTCCCCCTCCGGGGTGTCCCCCTTAACCCTTGTCTGGAAAGCGGTACGtaggttgaaaaaaatgaatatctcATGGTTAATAGTATGaaaaatgttctttctttgtTGTTTTAGTCACCCCAAATTCATGTTTACTATTGCCTACTGACCCATTTTTCTATGAATAGATTTACTCTTGTTGAAAAGTTTTTATATCAAGATATAAAATGATGTTACCCATTTTCTTGTtaaaataaccaattatttgaTAAATAGTTTagtcatttgtttatttacaatgaatacatgttttaaatgattatatatatgtgtatatatatgtgtatatatatatatatatatatatatatatatatatatatatatatatatatatatatatatatatatatacacacccaacaatacattttaatttctgAATTTTAGTGGCAAAACTTgaattgatatgcaaattaaagCCCAAAGCCTTGAAAAAGAACTCACATAGTGGAGGAGACACACTAAATGGATATCCTTCAGCAGCACAGGTGATGTAATCTCCAGGGTGTAAAGTTATTTCCAAATTCCTAGTTGAAAAGACATCACAAGGGCGGCTATTCTGCCTCCAGCACCAAAACAGATAACGTGCAGGACTGCAGCTTGTGTGGCAGTACAACGAAGCGACCGTTGACGAATCCTTCACTTCAGCCTTGATCACCTCCACCTGCCCAGCTGGAGGCAAGTACAGAAAACAGCTATACTAAAttgaaaaatgcatgccttgtaGGGTTTAAATCTGGGATAGTGACTTGGTCATTCTAAAACTGTGGCACACGTGTTTAACATGAGAAGACAAAAGCTGAACTGTTGATTTCTTATgccccattcattttttttttaatgtcaaaccCCTGTGATTTTAATCCTGTGTTTCCATATTACCTATAACTGTCAAAGTGGTTCCAGGTAAATCGCGTCCCAATGTTGAGAATTTGAAGCGATACTCTGCAGAATCTCTTTCcgtcacattttttatttgtagcaTTGATTTTCCTTCAGATGAATCAAAAGTGGAATACCGGTGGCTCTGAGGGTCCCAAGACTTTGAGGGAACATTCCAAGTGTCAGTACTATCTGGTGTGAACCAGATTTTTTCCCATATACTCATGTCGTAGCTGTAAATGCAATAGATGTTGACTAACGAGCCTTTGAAGGCACAGATACTTCTTTCATTGTAAAGCACGCTGCCACATGTGTTGATCACACCTGAAAGATTAAACAAGCACTTTAGCATAAGTATTAGCGAGAAGCTGTAAACTCGTGTAGTAGAAGTCCACAACTCACATTTTGGAGGGGAAACATGCTTTTCGTGTCCTTTTATAACACAGGAGTAGCTGCCGTGTTCTGGTGGCCATATTTTTTGGGAGTTGTAATCGTTTGGCAATCTATTTGCATTCTTATACCAGATATATGAAGGAGCGTCCAGATTACACGTTTGACTGTCACAGCTCAGATAACTCCTCCAATCTTCTCCAACATTGAGATCTGAAATTGTGTGAAACAAATACATAGATGTCGTATGAAAAAAGATTTATTACAATGTTAAACTTTTATTGCCCATTTCCACCAAGGTGAATAAGCTTTGCTTCACTTTGTCACTTTTGTGTCTGATTGTATTTAATTTGATGATATTattttgtcaaaatggatttcccCATTCTTTCTAAGCACTCCTCCTCACGAGGGCCACAAGTGTACAACTTGTACCTTACCTAATTTGGGGCTAAATGTAGGGTCCACCCATTAGTTCACCCTGAACTAGTTTCTTTCTACTCTTGAACTAGTCCCCTTTTTGGAAAAAGAcgatattgaaaaaatatactacacctaataattaaaatatattttgtcagGTATATTGACAAAATCTCAAAAGAATGTAATTTATaatgtaaaattcatttttctttttgtttatttttctctggCACAGTCGATGAGTGCTTAggacatccgcctcacagttgtgTGATCGATGGTTCAATCCCGGCTCCAATCTTCCTATGTaaagtttgtcttttttccctttccatgcgttgtttttctccgggtactccagcttcctcccacgtcccaaaaactcCAAATTGTCGTAGCTTTGGGTAtgtacgtgaatggttgtttgtctagatgtgccctgtaattggctgggaaCCAGGTCCGGTAAACCCCGCCTCCAGCCCGTTTTTGGCCAGGCTAgctgcagcacccccgcgacccttgtgaggatgaactGCTCAGCAAATGCATTAATCCACATTTCCATATATATCGTATGTGTGATTTTGGTGCAGACAATACCAGATTAAAAATAATTCTGGATAAAACAGCACAATAAATATTGATGGAAGCTTCAAGACCTTCCTGCTTGGTGGAAAGCTATTTTTAATGAAGAAAGAAGCGAATCCATACCAGTGACAGTCAGAGTGACTGCAGACTTGAGAGTGCATGCTCTTTTTGTCGCATTAGTGATGAATCTGAACTTGTAATCGTTCGCATCGTCCTTTTTCAGCTCTTTTATGGACAAAGTGCACGAGTTGACTTCACAGTTGAAGTCAAGACGACCAGAGTACTTATTGTCCATCATCAAATCTTCAGGGTTATTATTGGTACGTTTGAGGAACCAGAGTGTCTTCTCGACTATTATGTTTTGGCCATCCTGTGTTTTTGGGTACCAGAATGAGCAGTTGAGGATCACTGTGGTTCCTGTTAAACCACATATGGTCTTTTGGGTGAATTTCCCACCCCAATTACTCTCACTCCAAACATGGGACACTGaaagacattttcaacattACATGCAAGTTTACTGTACTTATATTCTCAACCCGCCctctccctctttttttctcccactctCCCTAGAATTATGGAACATTTCATGTGCGTTATTGTTGGTGTTTTAAGAGCATTATTAGTGTACTTCTcatataaagggttaaaaaaaaaattctagcttcatttttacaattttatccTATTGAATGGAATTATTTTACCcgtagttatctgggataggctccagcaccccctgtaacactaatgaggataaagcggttgagaaaatgagatgagatgataattTTAATCTACCTGTCGCTATTGCTGAAATCAATTCACAATGTTTCTTTTGGGAGATGTGATTTGTgtagaaaattaaatattgGCATGGAAAAAAACCATTTGGTGGAGCTCGCACGCTTTCTCTGTGAcaggaagtttaaaaaaaactgcaagccGCAAACAGAAAACTCCGGTATATATGAATTTGtgggttatttttttagttttttagtttGTTGATTTGTCATATGTTTCGTCATCTATGGAAGAATGAAGGAAATTCTTAAATCCTTAGCTGATGACAAAGAAGGCAGTAAGAGTAAAATTGATAAAatcaacatttgaaaaaaatgttaaaagatgCAAATGTGCCCAAACATAAGTGAGATCGTACCTTGCAAGCCAAATAGCAAGATGACAAGCTTGACAAAATCCCTCTTTGCTGTCCAGCTCATTCTGTATTTGCTACTTATATGAGCTGCATGTATGCCTCTCATTGGTGTCACTCACTCTTGGTGCaagtataaaaatattaaaaagcaagcttgtcttcttcctcttcttctcatTGACATGCATGAACACGCTTTGCATTGTGGGGGAAAAAGCTTGAAGTGTGAAAAAGAACACAGCAGAGATGagataaatgaaaatgtatctCGCTTGCTGGAAATGTCATACTTTATCACAACATTGTGTTGCTGCTTCACCACATCGAAAGGAACCAGATGAAGTGACTCGGTCATTTATTTAGGATGCTTCCTGGACGCCTCCATGGTGAGGTGTTCTGGGCACGCCTCACTTTGAGGAGACCACGGGACTGATCAAGGGCACGCTGTGGAAAATCGTTCCCAGCGATTGGCCTGGGATCGTGTTGGGATTTTCCCGGTAGAGCTGGTTGAAGTGGCTTGGCAGGGGGAATTCTGGGCATCCCTGTAGAATCTGCTGACCCCGCAAGCCGACATTGGATAAgcgaagaaaatgaaatgatgtatAGATAACGATGTTcacaattcatttgaaaatatcCTTCGTTGTATGATAGgacccgtgaccctaatgagcacaaagtggttcagaaaatgagatgagatgagagatgaaagAATATACCCTGGTTGTGACTCAGTGGTTTGAGTAACCCACTGCTGTTGTTCAATTCCCCATTGTGTGGGTTGTGTCAGAAAATGACAGCTTCCTCTTTCTGATGATTTCAATGATTCTAATATGTGATAAATAGTCAAGCACAATTGACCCCTCTTAAAACAATTACACCGAAATTAAATATCTTGCAAACTTGAATTTACtatgtaatattttattttatatatatatatatatatttatttttaaaaaaaatttattttttacaaaatttcCATTGGCAGAAACAGTGTGCAAATCCAAAAAAGCATCTAATAGTTGAAATTGGCTTTTTGCCTGTTGAAACAAAAAGTTTGCAATTGTTTTGTTAGCTGTCGTGTAAATAGTTGAGATTGTTCCTCATTCTTCTTATTGTAAAGGATATGATTATGCTTTAAACAAtatttgaagtctgatgtgtagagggagaagaggagtggggagagcactgtgccttgtggggcccccgtgctgcaagctaccacatcagacgtacagtcctggagtctcacatattgtggtctgtccgtgaggaagtcgatgatccatgcggctatgTGATTTTATTCTTCGTTTGTGTTTTCAGTCTACCAGGTTAAAGTTGTTAGTATCCAACTGAGTTATTACGACAAGTATGAAATGGAGATCACGCGAGTCATCAAACTGGGTGAGGGCTCCTTTTTATGGTGTCAAGAGATACGTGGTTAGCAGGAACAAAGCGTTGAAGTTGgtgtgaaatatattttattggcGTGGAAGCGGGAGTGGGGGCAGGGCAAACCAGGGTGTTCATGTCCCACGGGCGCTGCAGAGAGGAGTTGGACTTGAAGGTGGGCTCCCAGTACCTCATCATCGGACTCATGGAAGACCAATGGGATGTAgacatggagaacaacaggtaTGTGAGTGGTGGTTGAATGGATGAAATACAAATCACATACAatatagattggattggataacgttattcatcccgtattcgggaaatttcgttgtcacagtagcaagagggtgaggatgcaggaataggaaaggcattttagacataaatagataggtaataagtaagttaataaataaatacatgaaaaaatgtaaaaataaataagcgtgttgcttagcacatatatacacacatacacataaatgtaaatgcatgcatacagta
The Stigmatopora argus isolate UIUO_Sarg chromosome 7, RoL_Sarg_1.0, whole genome shotgun sequence DNA segment above includes these coding regions:
- the LOC144077226 gene encoding basement membrane-specific heparan sulfate proteoglycan core protein-like, which gives rise to MSWTAKRDFVKLFILLFGLQVSHVWSESNWGGKFTQKIICGLTGTTVTLKCSFRYPKTQDGQNIIVEKTLWFINGPNDNPEDLMMDNKYSGRLDFNCEVDSCTLSIKELKKDDANYYKFRFITNATERGYTLDTKVTLQVTDLKVVKEYNRLSCDSQKCNLDAPSYIWYKNAKKMPNSYKTQKIWPPDYGSYSSYSCVIKGHEKHVSPPKCWTDNLCDRVLYNERSICAFKGSSVNISCIYSYHTSIGEKIWFTPSSTDTWNVPSKSWDPQSHRYSTFDSSQGESMLQIKNVMERDSAEYRFKFSAWGRDLPGTTLTVIAGQVEVIKAEVKDSSTVASLYCRTSCSPAGSLSWCWSQNNRPCEDFSTRNVTTITLQPGDYITCAAKGYPFSVSPPLYALEAPRVLLSISQEIKEGDSLTLTCKADTPTSSRHQWYKKTTISTREAMIKGDKLVFSNIQSSDSAEYFCEVGNELGEKTSQPVAIDVKYSPRFPDLSVSPSNVTKEGQRVTLNCKSDADPVADYTFYKDNSELQSSGGTYIFPSISYKDAGNFTCKAQNKYGNTISSQVVVEVQHRPQDTRISARPSSNVSVGSSVSLTCSSDAIPAVTYNWYKDNEESSKFTGAIFNIINFQPDNEGVYHCMAQNIMGTQKATIQLLVKAASPIIMAVSCTMAGILFILLLVTVLLLRKKIYPKGRTHLSTLAQSKTREESSEDQQDELVYSMVAFSNHSPIYSNVTKAKRAQEKDEDESVEYTTVKCDGGASVFANFFHRIHNLAFSAVTPMRGIHAAHISSKYRMSWTAKRDFVKLVILLFGLQVSHVWSESNWGGKFTQKTICGLTGTTVILNCSFWYPKTQDGQNIIVEKTLWFLKRTNNNPEDLMMDNKYSGRLDFNCEVNSCTLSIKELKKDDANDYKFRFITNATKRACTLKSAVTLTVTDLNVGEDWRSYLSCDSQTCNLDAPSYIWYKNANRLPNDYNSQKIWPPEHGSYSCVIKGHEKHVSPPKCVINTCGSVLYNERSICAFKGSLVNIYCIYSYDMSIWEKIWFTPDSTDTWNVPSKSWDPQSHRYSTFDSSEGKSMLQIKNVTERDSAEYRFKFSTLGRDLPGTTLTVIAGQVEVIKAEVKDSSTVASLYCHTSCSPARYLFWCWRQNSRPCDVFSTRNLEITLHPGDYITCAAEGYPFSVSPPLYALEAPRVLLSISQEIKEGDSLTLTCKADTPTSSRHQWYKKTTISTREAMSKGDKLVFSNIQSSDSAEYFCEVGNELGEKTSQPVAIDVKYSPRFPDLSVSPSNVTKEGQRVTLNCKSDADPVADYTFYKDNSELQSSGGTYIFSSISYKDAGNFTCKAQNKYGKINSSQVVIEVQYGPQDTRISARPSSEVSVGYSVNLTCSSDANPAATYNWYKDNEESSKFTGAIFNIINFQPDNEGVYHCKAQNIMGTQKATIQLLVKAASPIIMAVSCTMAGILFILLLVTVLLLRKKIYPKGRTHLSTLAQSKTREESSEDQQDELVYSMVAFSKHSPIYSNVTKAKRAQVKDEDESVEYTTVKCDGSASVLKPKMSTDVSAVYSNVQ